DNA sequence from the Pungitius pungitius chromosome 3, fPunPun2.1, whole genome shotgun sequence genome:
CGCTTTGCGCCGTGTGTCTTGTTCCAGACTCGCTGACTCGGCGGCATTTCACCAGCACATCAGCCAGAGCTTCGGCCTTAGCCGGAGGAACACCTGGATCGTCTTCGGGGGCTCGTACGCCGGCGCCCTGTCCGCCTGGTTCAGAGGAAAGGTGCCTCAGATCGTCGATAACGGCTTGTTTTATTCGGGATTTGAAAGGAAGCTGGTGCTTCTCTCGACACTTTCTGACTTCCCTTCCGCTTCTCTGTGTTCCCCCTTTCGTACCTTCTGCAGTTTCCTCACCTGGTGTACGGAGCCGTGGCCTCCTCCGCTCCTGTCAGGGCCAAGTTGGACTTCTCTGCCTACAGCAGCGTAAACCATCAAGAACACTCACTCATGAATATGCACATTCATTATTAGCTTTATTAGTCCCAAgctaaatgataaaaaaaacctaACCCTGATAAAAAAAATGCCACAAATGTTTAAGTTATCGTCCcattatttatgtgtttaatCACTCAACTTCCATGTGATCATAGAACATCATCAAACCCCCACAATCGCCTGTGATTGTATTAAagacgtgacctttgacccattCGGCCGATCATTGCTACACTAGCGGATACGCTGCAtccatcacattacattacattacattacatgtcatttagcttttatcccaAGCGACTTACAagaagtgcatttccacatagagatacaatctcagaagaacaagtaacaagaaagtaagattttcatcaaataagcagtttcaaaacatgttatagaaaagtgccactataagtacaatttaagtgctaccatttgttagtgttttagtcaaggtagagtctaaagaggtgtgtcttgatcACCAATAAAAGTGAGGCCCGCCCGCTCTCAcctctgtcacttcctgtttcaggtCGTCGGCTCGAGTCTCGCCAACGAAGCCGTTGGTGGATCAGAAAAGGTGTGAAGGGCGAACCACGCACGCGCCTGTGCGTCCTGCCCCCCCTCACCTACGTTGGATTAAAACTCGGCCTCTTTCCCGCAGTGCCTGGTTGCCGTGCGAGAGGCCTTCGCCGCCGCGGGGTCGCTGATGGGCGGGAACGCCAGCCGCGTGGCCGCCGACTTTGGTTGCTGTCAGGTGCCGAAGAACCTCGACGACCAGGTAAAGGTCATCGGGTCACCACAAAAATGGTGTTATCCACCATTCTTTATTACTCCTGAGTTCTCCTATACCGTCCAAGGGATTATAATAATTTCATCACATGTTGCTTTGTCTTTTACTCGGCACCTCTCAGATTGAGCTGATGCAAAACCTGGCGGACATCGTCATGGGGACCGTGCAATACAACGAAGAAGGCGTGCTCATGTCGATCAATGAGCTGTGCGGCGTGATGACCAACACCAGCGGGGCCACACTGGAGGAGACGAGGCCTTACGACCGCCTTGTTAAACTTGCacaggtatttaaaaaaacacaaggatgAACCTGCAGTTCCAGTATTAAACCACCAGGTGTGACCCTTGAGCCATTTTCACCGGGCTTGACGCAAAGGCGcagcctcctccagcagagaggaaCCCACAGGTTGGTGATTCATGTGTGTtacctcctctctgtgtgtgtgtgtgtgtgtgtgtgtgtttgtgcagatcTACCGTTCCTCCAGTGAGGAAGCCTGCCTGGACATCTCCCATGAGAAAACCGTGGCGGCCCTGATGGACACGGCCGTCCACTCAggcaggagagcagagagacagTGGACCTACCAGACCTGCACGGAGTTCGGCTTctgtactacacacacacacacacacacacacataatacacAATAACAGTCAACCATCATTGTTCCTGTTGTCTGACACcttttggttgtgtgtgtgtgtgtgtgtgtgtgtgtagaccagACGTGTGAGGATGCCTCTTGTCCGTTCTCCCGGTCGGTGACCCTGAGCTCTCAGACTGAACtctgcctgctgctgtttggcatCTCCCAGCATTCCCTGCCTGAGCGCGTGGCCTTCACCAACGCTTACTACGGAGGAgaccacccccacacacaccggGTCCTCTATGTCAAcggtgagatgtttttttttttccgaagcCCACTAGAAAGGCTCTAGTTATGGTCCCCGTAGGCGCACGAGACCATGACCTCTCCCGAggcctcgccgcccccccccccacccaaccggCGCTGAACTGAGTCGTCTGCTCCCTCGTCGCAGGTGGAGTTGACCCCTGGAGGGCGCTGTCGGTGGtcgaggaaggagaagaggccCGGACCGTCCTCATCGAGGACGCGGCTCACTGCGCCGACATGGCGGGTCGGAGGGCCGCGGACCGCCGCTCGCTCAGGGAGGCCAGGCAGGTgcgtgtgcgccccccccccccccccggccccccgtgACGCGTTTATCGTGTCATCTGCATAACAGAGATAACGGAGATGATGAAacattccttcctcctcctaGGAGATCGAGGAGCACGTGGTCGGCTGGCTGAAGATGGCCGCCCTGGAGATAACGGTCTGATCGCATTATAACCTGATCAGCTCTTATCACCGATCCCTTAAGCAGATTCGTGAGCCTGTGTGCATGGCAACTgtgcttcatcatcatcatcatcatcatcctgtaTTTCCTCTCCGCCCCTCCGGTTCTTTTTTATCTCCGCACagatctgtgtgtttgtgcggtttggtctttttttttttatgtgtcttTAATTTCTTTGAggtttttataaaaatgtggaAAAGTTCCATTCCATCTATCTATCTTATACTTATAAGCTTTAAATGCCAGGTGTGTAAAGGCCTCTAATAACctgattgtgttttcttttgagcAGTTGTCCTTACCCTGTGTGATCACTAGGGTGCGATATCGCTGCATTTCTTGATCCTCATTCAAAAGCTTGTTCTCTATTGCTCGTATAATAAAAGGTTGTAATGAAAGGCAGCACCTTTAGAGCTCATAGAGTTTATTTGAGTTTATTTGAAGCATAACGCAGCAGGGCTTGATCCTCCGTGTGTGATGTCACGCTGCTGTGCTGTTGTGTtgtcacagtgtttgtgtgagagagaaaggtgaGGTAGCGCCAGTTGTCCTGAGGCCATCTGCTTGCCCCgggctggtttgtgtgtgtgtgtgtgtgtctgtgagtgtgtgtgtatgcgtgacCCTCCCTGTAGGGGGTCAAAAGTGGGAGGTCATGACCCAGCTGACCCCGTGGGAGTGGAGATCATCAATCAACTAGAGGCTGGACAGAGCACCAGGAGGGgacacgcgcaaacacacacagatagatactgtaacacacacacacagatagatactgtaacacacacacacactctgcagatgTACCTGGGAAACAAATATGCTGGTGCTTACCATAAAATACACCCGAAGCACATCTGGATCAAACAAGTAAGCACTTTTCTATTCAATGTTGTTGAatgttcaacacacacacacacacacacgcacacacaacaagCAGGCCCCACAGACATTAGCTGCTAGCCCAGTAGGCTGTGTGTGATTTCTTTGATAACATACGTGCTTTCTTATTCATGGGGAAACTCACTGATGCTATCACACACTTCAGCCCGGAGAGACAAAGCTTCAGAGATGGAAAGAAGGCGAATAAACCTCTGCTGCAGCGCCTCCATTTCATCCGCTCTTTGCTATTGTGACCAGGCACACCcgccaatacacacacacacgcacacacacacacacacacacgcacgcacacaccaggAGCCGCTCTCTGGGTTATCAGGCAGCACTTGCAGAGCGACAGGGCatgctttttctctctcctcctcctcctcctcctcctcctcctcctcctcctcctcctcctccggcggcCTGTCCTGTTGATCAATGAGGAAGTTCTTGGGCCTCAACTATTAA
Encoded proteins:
- the prss16 gene encoding thymus-specific serine protease; the protein is MLLSSSRCLVLLLVWTSADAGRILGRIKERVRNLSLQAAGGPLRRVKEGRIHQPLDHFDRLDLGTFPQRFFVNEAYWRRPDGPVFLYIGGEGPISESSVLAGHHVDMAEEHGALLLALEHRFYGDSINPDGLKTENLSGLSSQQALADSAAFHQHISQSFGLSRRNTWIVFGGSYAGALSAWFRGKFPHLVYGAVASSAPVRAKLDFSAYSSVVGSSLANEAVGGSEKCLVAVREAFAAAGSLMGGNASRVAADFGCCQVPKNLDDQIELMQNLADIVMGTVQYNEEGVLMSINELCGVMTNTSGATLEETRPYDRLVKLAQIYRSSSEEACLDISHEKTVAALMDTAVHSGRRAERQWTYQTCTEFGFYQTCEDASCPFSRSVTLSSQTELCLLLFGISQHSLPERVAFTNAYYGGDHPHTHRVLYVNGGVDPWRALSVVEEGEEARTVLIEDAAHCADMAGRRAADRRSLREARQEIEEHVVGWLKMAALEITV